In Orcinus orca chromosome 15, mOrcOrc1.1, whole genome shotgun sequence, the DNA window GAAATAGTGAAGCTGAGATTCAGACTCAAGAtttttctgattccaaagccaggAGTATTTTTGTGTTGTATTTATTTACATCATTTAAAActgcaaataaaaatggaatgagaagggaattccctggcggtcagTGGTTGGGACTCGGAGCTTTCAcagccagggcccgggttcagtccccggttgggaaactaagatcctgcaagccacgtggtggcccaaaaaaaaaaaaaaaaaggaatgagaagtGTCCATTCTTTTTGACATTTAAAACATTGGTGGCTTTCAGTAGAGTATCAGGCCACCACTAAAGGTGTATTACGGAGAATTGAGAAGTGATGgggaagatgagaaaatggagagagTTGAGTAGTAGAGTactattctaaaagttttatcaAGGGAAAGGGGAAATGAGGATGTAGCTAGAAGGGATACAAGACTAAAGATacattttgatgattttttttaaaaatatatatttatttatttattttggctgcactgggtcttagttgtggcatgtgggatacttAGTTGTGGTACgctggatctttagttgcagcatgcagatttcttagttgcggcatgcgtgtggtatctagttccctgaccagggatcgaacctgggccctctgcattgggagtgcagagtctcatccactggaccaccagggaagtcccattgatGTTTTTTTTAGAATGAGAGCCTTTTGAACATGTACCTTATAGTAACTATACTAGTCTCTTtgcatatgttatctcatttaattctcacttgcATTAGAGTAGATATTGTGTTTCGCTGTAAAACTGAGGGTCGAGTGAGGTTCCCTGGTTTTCAGACCATTTTTtggaagaaaccaaggctcagagaggttatgcaATATTGGTAGTAAAATGAAGTTAAAAGGTGTACCTACtgcataggattgttgtgagggttaaatgggaCAATCCTTGTGAAAGTAAGATGTCCGCTTTGGAGCCTTTCTCTTTAGGGGAGCACCCTGCCCTCATAACAGTGCTTGGCACGTAGTAGCACTCGGTAAATGCGATCTATTGCTATGTGCTTTAAAACTCATtcacatttaataaaaatgaggTTCGTGAAGTTTGGGATGAAGCCACATCAAtaatttctattctgtttcttcaAAACTGCTTTTGTCCTAGCTGTTTAATTGTGACATTGGAAATAAAGTTTATATGTATATTCCCACCCAAATAAAGTAATAATTCTACaatacattgaaatattttttctcactAACTTTAGGtgttgtgaattcttttttttttgctttatgtttttatgCATTCTGTTTTGCTTTATGTTCCTTTTTAACTCTAGGATTAAACCGCCACCATGTCTAGCAAAAAGGCAAAGACCAAGACCAAGAAGCGCCCCCAGCGCGCAACCTCCAACGTGTTCGCCATGTTTGACCAGTCACAGATTCAGGAGTTCAAGGAGGCCTTCAACATGATCGATCAGAACAGAGATGGTTTCATCGACAAGGAAGACTTGCATGATATGCTTGCTTCTCTAGGTAGACTTTTATGTTCTTAATATTCCTGCTTCCCCAAAATAATTAGcgttttatgaattattttttgtgtgaTGTACAGATATTAATCTCCTGGTCTCAAAGGCCTCTTGAGAGATGTTGGGTGGGAGGCACCATACTGAGGCTTGGCCCGTCATAAGAGGATATGCCTTTGGGGGTGGGGGCCTGGCTGCCACTGTGGCTAGGCAGGCTTCCGTTCCTGTTAGCTAAATATGATAGGTCTACAAGGTGAAAAGCCAGGGGACAACTAGATGGCAAGATACCAGAATCTTAAACAAAAAGTGTGGACAATAATATAATGTATTAAGTAATAAAAGTTGAGGACAGGTTATATGACAGAGGTGACGGTCATAAGTGATAACGACCATCTCAGGGAGGAAGGGCAGTGCTCCTAAAAAAAGGGAACACAGGGAAGGGGGCTTccacaatttatatatattttttataattaaaataaaatgtaaagatagAAGATTTATCGatttatttttacacatttagctatagttgatttacaatattgtgttagtttcaggtgtacagcttcagattcttttccactgtagatttattacaagatattaagtatagttacttgtgctatgcagtaaatcctgttgtttatctattttttgtatagtggtgtgtatctgttaatcccaaacccctaatttatccctccccccacacctttcccctttggtaaccataagtttgttttctatgtctgtgagtctgtttctgttttgtaaataagttgatttataattttttttttagattccacatacacgTGATATGTAACATTTGTCTTTgcctgcctgacttacttcacttagtatgataatctctagacccatccatgttgctgcaaatggcaatatttcatttaaagataCAGGATTTAAAGCAAACATAAACTGCCCTTTGTCATTCTGGCTATGTCGGTGTTAATCTACTGTTCCTTATatgattttgttattttgatCTTAAGGAAAGAGGGGAAAGTCCTCCATGTCCTGCCTGAATTGGCACTGATTTTACAGTTGGAAGAAAGGAGTATCAAGTCAGGGGGTTCTTGATAGGCCAGAATGATGGGCAGGGAAGGGGGCACAAGTCAGGGATGGCCCACAGGTAGGCTCTGCACTCTAACGTTTCTGTGCCTGACCATGAGCCAGAAAGGGCAGTTCAAGGGCCAGAggacaaagagagagaattttgttacttttttctttttagtaaccACAtgattttgttcatctctgttatttttttctcctagtgtgttattttgaaattttttaagccTATAAAAAGTTGAAAGAACGGTGTAATGAACACGCATCCATCCTTTACTCAGATTCATGAGCTGTTAACATTTTGCAACATTGCCTTTATTCAGAGTGAGAGTTGAGTCTTGCAACATGGCCTTTATGCAAAGTGAGAGTTGAGTCAAGATACTGATCTGACTTGTTGACTTGCAGGTAGGGTGGATCCCAGTGTTTTCCACACTCTTAATAGCTAAGTACTAAGTGTCCTTTGGGGAGCAGGTCACTACTGAAGAAGGCCACCGAGGAGAATTGAGGGCCTGAGTTGTATTACAAAGATCAAACACTCAAGCCTATCCCCTGGTCCTAGTAGATGCtcagttaatttttgttggatgaatgagtgaTGGTAGAGTAAGAGACTTTTGGGAACTTCCATTTTGGGGAATGCCATGCCTTTAGAGAtacatatttaccttttaaatCAACAAATTATATTAGATGCCTTGAATGGGTCCATAGGTGCTTAGCCTAAgccaattcattttatttttttattttttttttttatttttattgcagtacgcgggcctctcactgttgtggcctctcccgttgcggagcacaggctccggacacgcaggctcagcggccatggctcacgggcccagccgctccgcggcatgtgggatcctcccggaccggggcacgaacccgcgtcccctgcatcggcaggcggactctcaaccactgcgccaccagggaagcccagccaatTCATTTTAAATCCCTGTGTCTTTTTCGTACCCATGTTCTCTTGACACCTTTGGGTTACACTTTTTACCCCCAAAAATTGCTGCAAGAGAGTCGGGTTAAATCTGGAGGTAGAAAAGTAGTCCTTTTTAGCTACTTTCACTTACTCGAAGAATCTTGAGATTAATTTTGGGCTAATTTTGTATCGATATGTCGAATAGGTATAATGAGTGAAGGTTGCAATGCAGTAAGACAGATGCCAACTTGGCACTTAAATTTCACCCAAATTCCTGGGAGTAAAACTTACATATGAACCATAATTCTAGATTTGACTGTCATTAGCACTTAGCTGGGTATAATAGTGAGATGCTGACATGGATGCTCTTTTCATGGAGAATCATACAAACTTAATGTTGGAAGGGACCTTTCAGATACCAAGTTTAACTAGACCATTAAACCCTAGACAGTTTCCACCTTGTCCCAGGGCACACAgtcagtggcagaactgggattcaaacccactATTCCAGACCCTTCGTTCAGTGCTGCTTTTCTGCACCATGTGGACCTCACACATGCCAGGACAAAGAGAACTCTTTGTTACTCCCACCACATGTGGCCATTCCAGGGGAATTTCTCCCAACTTCGAAGGGAGGGTCAGGGGAGTTCCCTCACCACCATACCAGAAGAGGGAGAAGTGTCCTTGGTTGGAACTGAGATTAAGGTTTCCCATCATGAACAATACTAAACAAGACTATATTTCAGCAATATGAGTAAACAGCATCTGGGGATATGTCTGACAACCAAATAGAACATAACATTGTTTAAAATGAgctcccagggacttccctggtggtgcagtggttgagaatccgcctgccagtgcaggggacacggatttgagcccttgtccaagaagatcccacatgccatggagcaactaagcccatgtaccacaactactgaacctgcactctagagcccacgtgccacactactgaagcccgcgtgcctagagtctgtgctccgcaacaagagaagccaccgcaatgagaagcctgcgcaccacaacgaagagtagcccccgctcgccgcaactagagaaagcccacgcgcagcaacgaagacccaatgcagccataaataaataataaacagattgattaattaattaattttaaataataaataaaatgagctcCCAGTTCTAAACCAACCTAATAGTTTCAGCTTAAATGACCAACTTATAAATAAATTGTTTGAAGCATACCAATTATAGGCAACTTACTGCAGTTAGAAATatgaatatttagattttttaaacaaCCAGTATTGAAATGCCCTGATGGGTCTTTAATGTTATCAGCATTCAAGATGTAGTAATGTGGCATTACCTGGTTCATAgtttcatgtgtgtgttttatttttaatgaaaaatagtgAAGGAAAAGTTGCAGGAAGTATCAGTGAATGGACAGTATTCAACCTAAGCCcagaatgcattttatttatgatgtagcaaagatttttttatgttgttaaaaattgtcttttttaaatgttcttaatgTAAGTTAATTGAAATATTAGTTTCGTGTGATGGtgatgtaacttttaaaaatatgttggggaacataacaataacaataattatttattgaaatgaGTTCTTTGTccttaaatgttaaaatgtgCGATTTTCTAGGGAAGAATCCAACCGATGCGTACCTCGAAGCCATGATGAATGAGGCTCCAGGGCCCATAAACTTCACCATGTTCCTTACCATGTTTGGGGAGAAGCTGAATGGCACAGACCCAGAAGATGTCATCAGAAACGCTTTTGCTTGCTTTGATGAAGAAGCAACTGGTGAGCACTCTTTGTTTATGCCCAGCCTCATTCCAGACTATGTGAAACACTTTTTAGGGAATGAGAAAGATtagcaaaatataaatttttaaaaatgagtagagGGAAACTATCATTTATGATAGGACAGTCGACCAAGAATGGCTAGAACACAGGGTAGGTCATAAAGCTACACGGTTTGTGGTGTTAATCTTTGAATCTGGTTCTGAGCTTCCTGGAAGCCAAAgggagaattttcttttaaatagtgtTTCTTAGACAATATACTGCTTCAAGAAACTTTAAGTTTCACCAGAAAGTATAGTTAACTAACTTGGACAATTAAAATCTTCGGtttttttcccttattatttaaaaatgtgtgaagAAAGCCCTGCTGTTCCGTTTTCTGATTTCTCTCGTTTTCCCCTTTGCTTCTGTGTTAACCCTCTGCTCAGCCACGCGCATCGCCTCCTCACATACACCTTGCAtcctccttcctgcttccccCTTGCTACCTATTAAAACTGCACCGTCCTTCGTGCACGTTTGGTCTTGGCAACGCTGCCCTTTTGTTCTGggtatctgccttttttttttttaatatctctgaaatacaaggtattttttttctcctctggaaaATGCTCGCTTCAAATTAATTTTGTAAGCGTATGATCTACTAACTGACTTTGTAAatgatttaatttaatattaataaagaactctaaaaataataggaaaagatAAGGATATGGTTATATATTGCTTTATATTGTTCAGGTAAATATGTATGTTCTGAAATATCTTGTAAGATTGACGTAGTTGAGAACCAAATCATTAAAGTGCCGGGAAGTGTTTGCAACTCCCCTTTTTCTGCTGCCTTCCAGGCACCATTCAGGAGGATTACCTTCGAGAGCTGCTGACCACGATGGGAGAtcggtttacagatgaggaagtggatGAGCTGTATAGAGAAGCGCCTATTGACAAAAAGGGGAATTTCAATTACATTGAGTTCACGCGCATCCTTAAACATGGAGCGAAAGACAAAGATGATTGAAAAGAACTTGAGCTAAGACTTTCCAATTACTTTGTCTTACTCTGTTTTATTTCCCAGACACTTCCCCCCTCATAGACCTGTTGCATGCAACTTAGTTTCACAGCTTTGCCTCTTTTTCGGTGTATTTATTCTAGACCTTTCTGCCACTTAGCACTTGTATAATCAGACTGCAAATGGGGATGAGGTTGTAAATTGTATTGAGAAAAAGCATTGCgaataaaaatcaacaaatgtgaAAGCCCAGGAAAATATATCCGGTATTTCTGGTTTTGctggatttttacatttttatataataaaaatgctattttgaaataaagattaTGCTGATTCAGATGTAATATAATGGAAAGTTAAATAACTGGTAGTTGGGGGTAGTCGTTTTTTTAGATTTTCAAGTTCGTATAATTCAGATTCCATAGTAAAACTGATTGTTCACATGTATGGGACAGTGTTCTTCAGTATAGGTTAAATAACATCATTATACAGTAAAAACTGGTTGTACCTTAGTTTCTTTCATGCTTCTGGTAAGTCAGATGTTTAAATTATTGAATGATAAATATAGAATGTATCTGAGAAAACACTGAatgttttactgatttgagtctaaGAACATGAGgcaaaattctgaagaaaagaaTAGttattattgaacatttacaGTGTGTAAAGCATTGCATGTAGACGATTTTCATTGACTCTTCCCAGCACCCTTGTGGGATAGAATTTTATTAGCCCTGTATTTCAAGGGGAAGAACTGAGCACCAGGGAGTCAAGTGATTGATCTGAGTCTCTGTCAGAGCTGGGACTCCAGGCCAGGGCACCCCACTCCAGAGTGAGGATTCTGGGACCACCGTGCTGTCTCTGAAAAGCCCCAAATGCCTAAAAGGTCAAGATATTTCCATTACATTCTAACATAGTTTTGTAGTCattattgaaatttaaaataacttggGGACATTGATTGTTGGAACAGAATTTCAGAAAATTCTATCCAGGTGAAAAATAGAGGACCAAAGATTATAAGCAATATAATCTTCCAACCGCCTTCAGTTGGAAGGTGGTTCACATAGTGTAGAGTGTAGACTGGATGGAAGGTCTGAAAACCATACAGACAAGGCTGCTATGAGCTCGCTTAACATCCTCAAGGCCAAGCAATATGAGAAGTAGGagagaaaaacctaaaaacagaaaaaaatccatttaaaaaaaaagtttcccaacGTTGTTCAACACCTATTCCCTCTTAAATGTATTGATATTCTATCTCCGTAAAATCGATGCATTTACACGTCGTTTAACGTTTGTGCTTCCGAGCTTGCTGTGGTAGGCAAATCCTTGCTATCAAttaatttttctaggtttttcatcatctttaaaaaGAGCAGTTCCACTCTCGTGGTCTAGTGCAAGAGAAGTGCTTTGCAGTTCATAAGAGCTTTCGCACTTATGACCTAATCCTCACCGCCCATGAGGTAAGTAGGGCAAGTAATATCCCTGCTTTTCATATGAGAGCTGAAGTTTAGAACAGCCAAAGCACCTGTCCGAGGTCCCACAAGAATAAGAATCCACATCTGGCTCCCTTTTCTACTTCCAAGTGTAAAGTCACGTGCAGTGTCAAAACCAGAATCACCGTGTgtagaaggagaaggggaagcgTACTGGGATCATCTTGACTGTCATTAACAAATACTTATCAGttacctgttatgtgccaggcactgttctctgTTGGGGATAACTGGGGGGGCAGGACAAACAAGGACGCCaccctcctggggctcagctcctTAGTGGGAGATGAGGAAGGCACCTCTAAGTATCGTGGGACACAGAACTTGAGCAAGTGCAGAGAGGGCCTCTGAGGTGAGATCTGAATCATGAGAAGAGGGTCCCCGTGTGGAAGTCAGGGAGGATGTTCCACTCACAGGGGACGGTCCTTCCAAGGCAGACGCTGGCGGAAGCACTGGGAGAGCTCAAGGGAAGGACATAAGGATGGTGTTTGCTGCGTGGTCTACGTGCAAAATCAGGGCTTTGGGCAGGGAAGAAATgtgaattatgttttaaaaactcaACCTTGCTGCTGAGTATAGAATGGAGGGCAAGAGTAGCAGCAAGAAGACTTCCAGTTAGGAGGCTATCACTATGGTCCAGGCAAGTCAAGAGGGTGGCTTGGTCTCCAGATGGTCGCACAGGTGGCTCTGCTGCCTGACCTATTTACTCTGTTCCAGCCTTTTCTTGTCACCAGCTCTCTGGCATCATTTTAACTGCATTTATTCTTTTGCTCTGCTTAAAGGCAGATTTGAGAAGATTGGGAGGTTGAAAAAGTTTTcaagattaaaaacaagaaaaactgtcTCTTGAATGCCTTGTGTTGACCTGACGTAACCCATTCTGTTTCATCCATAGTATCTATAAAGAGAGTAGTGGAATCCAGCATGCACTATAAGGCACTCAGCTAGGACCTTTTTCCTCTctggttcaataaatattactgatGATGATGAAAACTCTATTTTAGTATCTTTCCTTTTTTGAGAACAACTTAGTAATGATCTCTAAAATTGACAATTGATGCCTTGGCCAACACAATTGGAATGTGTGTTTGTACTCAGGTATTTAAAACTATGCTGAATGGTTGCTCTGTACTAAGCATG includes these proteins:
- the LOC101290058 gene encoding myosin regulatory light chain 12B, which produces MSSKKAKTKTKKRPQRATSNVFAMFDQSQIQEFKEAFNMIDQNRDGFIDKEDLHDMLASLGKNPTDAYLEAMMNEAPGPINFTMFLTMFGEKLNGTDPEDVIRNAFACFDEEATGTIQEDYLRELLTTMGDRFTDEEVDELYREAPIDKKGNFNYIEFTRILKHGAKDKDD